A genomic segment from Lignipirellula cremea encodes:
- a CDS encoding glycosyltransferase family 4 protein, which produces MRIAHVITRMIVGGAQENTLFNCLDLLRLYGDDVLLITGPALGPEGDLLRQNDTTGLSVVEIPSLRREIHPWRDWQARWAVQRELTAFQPDVVHTHSAKGGFLGRLAAHALRVPAIVHTVHGAPFHPYQSAVARQLFCQLERYAAGKCHVLVSVADAMTDMLVDAGVAPREKFTTVSSGMEVEPLLAAGATRAEVRAELGFTDEHVVIGKIARLFHLKGHTYVIEAAEQVIREQPQVRFLFIGDGILRDEFERRIADAGLTDHFRFTGLVPPSAIPRLVGAMDVLVHASLREGLARALPQALIAGKPAVSYDIDGAREVVLDGETGFLLPPQSVAPLAEALIRLAADASLRQRLGGNGQRRFTDQFRHETMTRRLREIYQRLLGGATAGDSDSR; this is translated from the coding sequence ATGCGAATCGCCCACGTAATCACGCGCATGATCGTGGGCGGCGCCCAGGAGAACACTCTGTTCAATTGCCTGGACCTGTTGCGACTTTACGGCGATGACGTCCTGCTAATCACCGGCCCGGCCCTGGGGCCCGAAGGGGATCTGCTGCGGCAGAACGATACGACCGGCCTGTCGGTGGTCGAAATTCCCTCGCTTCGCCGGGAGATCCATCCCTGGCGCGACTGGCAGGCGCGATGGGCGGTGCAGCGCGAGCTGACGGCGTTCCAGCCCGACGTCGTCCATACGCATAGCGCTAAAGGCGGATTCCTGGGGCGCCTGGCGGCCCATGCGTTGCGGGTTCCGGCGATCGTGCATACGGTGCATGGGGCTCCGTTTCATCCGTACCAGTCGGCGGTCGCCCGGCAGCTGTTTTGCCAGCTGGAGCGATATGCGGCCGGGAAGTGTCATGTTCTGGTGAGCGTGGCCGATGCCATGACCGACATGCTGGTGGATGCCGGCGTCGCCCCGCGGGAAAAGTTCACAACCGTATCCAGCGGCATGGAAGTCGAACCGCTGCTGGCCGCTGGCGCCACCCGGGCGGAGGTGCGGGCCGAGCTGGGCTTTACCGACGAACACGTGGTGATCGGCAAGATCGCCCGACTGTTCCACCTGAAGGGCCACACGTATGTGATCGAGGCGGCGGAGCAAGTGATCCGGGAGCAGCCGCAGGTGCGGTTCCTGTTCATTGGCGACGGCATCTTGCGGGACGAGTTCGAGCGGCGAATCGCGGACGCCGGATTGACGGACCATTTCCGATTTACCGGGCTGGTTCCGCCGAGTGCGATCCCGCGGCTGGTGGGGGCGATGGACGTGCTGGTGCATGCCAGCCTGCGCGAGGGGCTGGCGCGGGCTTTGCCGCAAGCATTGATCGCTGGCAAGCCGGCAGTCAGCTACGATATCGATGGCGCCCGGGAAGTCGTCCTCGACGGCGAAACGGGCTTTCTGCTGCCTCCGCAAAGCGTGGCTCCGCTGGCGGAAGCGCTGATCAGGCTGGCCGCCGACGCCTCGTTGCGGCAACGTCTGGGGGGGAACGGTCAACGGCGGTTCACGGACCAGTTTCGCCATGAAACCATGACACGTCGCCTGCGCGAGATCTATCAGCGACTGCTGGGCGGGGCGACCGCTGGCGATTCGGATTCGCGTTAA
- a CDS encoding aspartate-semialdehyde dehydrogenase: MYESLALVGATGAVGTIVRQLLEERKFPFKKIKFLASKRSAGTTLDFAGKTYTVEELCPEAFDDVDLVIASTPDEVAAEFCPWAVARGAVVVDESGFHRMQKDVPLVVPEVNPEAIHQHKGIIASPNCSTTQMVVAMAPLHAAARIKRVVVSTYQAASGAGLAGERDLKQGAQAALSGDAYKYETFAHPLAFNLIPQIGGPKHEQYTSEEMKMVWETHKIFGDDTIRVCPTCIRVPVSNCHSESILVETETKLTAAEARKLFEAAPGITVIDDLASGQYPMPKNCNQKDDVFIGRIREDLSSDNGITFWCVSDNLRKGAATNAVQIAELLVASQAAV, translated from the coding sequence GTGTACGAGAGCTTGGCTTTAGTGGGCGCCACAGGCGCGGTGGGAACGATCGTTCGGCAGCTGCTGGAAGAACGAAAATTCCCCTTCAAAAAGATCAAGTTCCTCGCGTCGAAGCGTTCGGCAGGGACGACGCTTGACTTCGCCGGAAAAACGTACACGGTGGAAGAACTGTGCCCCGAAGCATTTGACGACGTGGATCTGGTGATTGCCAGCACGCCCGACGAAGTCGCGGCCGAATTCTGCCCCTGGGCCGTAGCACGCGGCGCTGTGGTGGTCGATGAAAGCGGCTTCCACCGCATGCAGAAAGACGTCCCCCTGGTCGTGCCCGAAGTCAATCCGGAAGCGATCCACCAGCACAAAGGCATCATCGCCAGCCCCAACTGTTCGACCACGCAAATGGTCGTGGCGATGGCTCCGCTGCACGCGGCCGCCCGTATTAAACGGGTTGTCGTCAGCACCTACCAGGCGGCTTCCGGCGCTGGCCTGGCCGGCGAACGCGATCTCAAGCAGGGCGCCCAGGCCGCCTTGTCGGGCGATGCGTACAAGTACGAAACGTTCGCCCACCCGTTGGCCTTCAATCTGATCCCGCAGATTGGCGGACCGAAGCACGAGCAGTACACATCGGAAGAAATGAAGATGGTCTGGGAGACGCATAAGATCTTCGGCGACGATACGATCCGCGTTTGCCCCACCTGCATCCGCGTGCCGGTCAGCAACTGCCACAGCGAGAGCATCCTGGTGGAAACGGAAACAAAGCTTACCGCCGCCGAAGCTCGCAAACTGTTTGAAGCGGCGCCCGGCATTACAGTGATCGACGATCTGGCTTCCGGCCAGTACCCGATGCCGAAAAACTGCAACCAGAAAGACGATGTATTCATCGGCCGCATCCGCGAGGATCTGTCGAGCGACAACGGCATCACCTTCTGGTGTGTCAGCGACAACCTCCGCAAAGGGGCCGCGACCAACGCCGTCCAGATCGCCGAGCTGCTGGTCGCCAGCCAGGCCGCCGTCTAA
- the truA gene encoding tRNA pseudouridine(38-40) synthase TruA gives MRFLKLTIAYDGTAYAGWQVQPNGRTIQEMMERALLKITGESMRVIASGRTDAGVHALGQVVSFETESELSPEVFVRALNAETPFDITVLDAVEAPPGFHAIRDARRKRYRYFYQDGRIADPFGERSAWFIPHRLDAEAMHRAAQALVGKHDFTSYASVKAEVRTRVRTIYELTIERQPTCLLDRVVLEVEANGFLYNMVRNIAGVLLEVGRGAQPESWPGEVLAAMDRRAGAATAPPQGLFLVKVDY, from the coding sequence ATGCGATTTCTGAAGCTCACTATCGCTTATGACGGAACTGCATACGCGGGCTGGCAGGTGCAGCCGAACGGTCGCACCATACAGGAGATGATGGAACGGGCCCTGCTGAAAATCACCGGCGAGTCGATGCGCGTGATCGCCAGCGGACGGACCGACGCCGGCGTGCATGCGCTGGGGCAGGTCGTCAGTTTTGAGACGGAATCGGAGCTGTCGCCCGAGGTATTTGTGCGGGCCCTCAATGCGGAAACGCCGTTTGATATTACGGTCCTGGATGCGGTCGAGGCGCCGCCCGGCTTTCACGCTATTCGTGATGCTCGCCGGAAGCGTTACCGTTATTTCTATCAGGACGGACGCATCGCTGACCCATTCGGGGAGCGTTCCGCCTGGTTCATTCCGCACCGGCTTGACGCCGAGGCGATGCACCGGGCCGCCCAGGCGCTGGTGGGCAAGCACGACTTCACCAGTTACGCTTCGGTCAAAGCGGAAGTTAGAACCCGCGTGCGGACCATTTACGAACTGACCATTGAGCGGCAGCCGACCTGCCTGCTGGATCGGGTCGTGCTGGAGGTCGAGGCGAACGGCTTCCTTTATAATATGGTGCGCAACATCGCCGGCGTATTGCTGGAAGTGGGCCGCGGAGCCCAGCCCGAATCCTGGCCAGGCGAAGTGCTCGCCGCGATGGATCGACGGGCCGGCGCCGCCACTGCCCCGCCCCAGGGCTTGTTCCTGGTGAAAGTCGACTACTAG